The following proteins come from a genomic window of Triticum aestivum cultivar Chinese Spring chromosome 6A, IWGSC CS RefSeq v2.1, whole genome shotgun sequence:
- the LOC123129418 gene encoding uncharacterized protein: MTTSRRRHARSPAVAPLYDDDLLSEILVRLPPQPSSLLRTSLVCKRWRRLVSDPAFCHRFRLRHRRNPPLLGFFDIFCNISFIPTLEAPNRIPPGRFSLQLDHGDGDFMSLGCRHGLVLIYLTKRLQILVWDPVTADQHHLAIPPGVAACGGKTPINGAVLRAPGDVQHFQVVLVVAYDDDQQHRRALACVYSLKTGLWGDPISTLLPYQAVQADVFSFPTLISTDVVVLAGDSLHWVLAGNFNGILEFDLEKQRLAVIRLPDEVNCWKLMRAEGGGLGLLGMSDSNGNTQLWKRKTNCDGVASWVLGRTIDLENILPLKPEEKGTIAILGLAEDNNVLLLWTIIGLFVVDLESLKFKKLFQTMIISQYYPFESVYTTGAGLGEGGGELEQEE; the protein is encoded by the exons ATGacgaccagccgccgccgccatgcccgcTCGCCGGCTGTCGCACCGCTGTACGACGACGACCTTCTCTCCGAGATCCTCGTCCGCCTTCCTCCGCAGCCCTCCTCCCTCCTGCGCACCTCGCTCGTCTGCAAGCGCTGGCGCCGCCTCGTCTCCGACCCCGCCTTCTGCCACCGCTTCCGCCTTCGCCACCGCCGCAACCCTCCTCTCCTCGGGTTCTTTGACATATTTTGTAACATCTCCTTCATACCTACTCTGGAGGCCCCCAACCGTATCCCTCCCGGCCGCTTCTCCTTGCAGCTCGACCACGGGGACGGCGACTTCATGTCCCTTGGATGCCGCCATGGTCTCGTGCTCATCTACCTTACGAAGCGCCTCCAGATCCTGGTGTGGGACCCCGTCACCGCCGACCAGCACCACCTCGCCATTCCCCCGGGGGTTGCGGCATGTGGGGGCAAGACTCCGATCAACGGGGCGGTGCTCCGCGCTCCTGGAGACGTCCAACACTTCCAGGTGGTCTTGGTAGTGGCATACGATGACGACCAACAACACAGACGAGCGCTCGCCTGTGTTTACTCGTTGAAGACCGGCTTATGGGGAGATCCCATCTCAACACTCCTTCCATACCAGGCAGTCCAGGCCGATGTATTCAGTTTCCCCACCCTCATTTCTACGGATGTCGTTGTGCTGGCTGGAGATTCCCTTCACTGGGTGCTTGCTGGGAATTTCAATGGCATTCTCGAGTTTGATTTGGAGAAGCAGAGGCTAGCTGTGATACGGCTGCCAGACGAGGTCAACTGCTGGAAGCTTATGCGGGCAGAGGGCGGTGGGCTTGGTCTCCTCGGAATGTCAGACTCAAACGGCAACACCCAGTTATGGAAGAGAAAGACCAATTGTGATGGTGTTGCTTCATGGGTGCTTGGAAGGACTATTGATCTCGAGAATATACTTCCTCTGAAACCAGAGGAGAAAGGGACCATTGCGATACTAGGGCTTGCCGAGGACAATAATGTGTTGCTGCTGTGGACAATTATTGGTCTCTTCGTGGTCGATCTTGAGTCATTAAAGTTCAAGAAGCTTTTTCAAACTATGATAATTTCTCAGTATTATCCATTTGAAAGTGTCTACACTACAG GTgctggtctcggggaggggggcggCGAGCTCGAGCAGGAGGAATAG
- the LOC123129417 gene encoding uncharacterized protein, with the protein MVLRHVDSEGRDDGPPPLDDDDLLPEILLRLSPQPSSLPRASLVCKRWRRLVSDTGFSRRFRLRHRRNLPLLGFFDRHLSFSPTLEAPNRVPPGRFSLQRDDDDDDHFVPLGCRHGLVLIYIPARLQILVWDPITADQHYIAIPPAVVACASKTPVNGAVLRAAGDVQHFQVVLVVAYDDDEQHRRVLACVYSPKTGLWGDPISTPLPCQAVQVDVISFPTLVSTNVAVLAGDSLHWLLVGNFNGILEFDLEKQRLAVIRLPDEVNCWKLMRAEGGGLGLLGMSNSNCNTQLWKPKTYCDGVASWVLRRTIDLENILPLKPAEKGAIVILALAEDNNVLLLWTIIGLFVVDLESLKFKKLFETMIVSHYYPFKSVYTAETGIGGGHDGPDLLHKT; encoded by the exons ATGGTACTTAGACATGTCGACTCCGAAG GGCGAGATGACGGCCCGCCCCCGCTGGACGACGACGACCTGCTCCCCGAGATCCTCCTACGCCTCTCCCCGCAGCCGTCCTCCCTCCCGCGCGCATCCCTCGTCTGCAAGCGCTGGCGCCGCCTCGTCTCCGACACCGGATTCTCCCGCCGcttccgcctccgccaccgccgcaaccttcctcTCCTCGGGTTCTTCGACAGGCACCTCTCCTTCTCGCCTACTCTGGAGGCCCCCAACCGTGTCCCTCCCGGCCGCTTCTCCTTGcagcgcgacgacgacgacgacgaccactTTGTGCCCCTTGGATGCCGCCATGGCCTCGTGCTCATCTACATTCCGGCGCGTCTTCAGATCCTGGTGTGGGACCCCATCACCGCCGACCAGCACTACATCGCCATTCCCCCTGCGGTTGTGGCATGTGCGTCGAAGACTCCGGTCAACGGGGCGGTGCTTCGCGCTGCCGGAGACGTCCAACACTTCCAGGTGGTCTTGGTAGTGGCATACGATGACGACGAACAACATAGACGGGTGCTCGCCTGTGTTTACTCGCCGAAGACTGGCTTATGGGGAGATCCCATCTCAACACCCCTTCCATGCCAGGCAGTCCAGGTCGATGTAATCAGTTTTCCTACCCTCGTTTCTACGAATGTTGCTGTGCTGGCTGGAGATTCCCTTCACTGGCTGCTTGTTGGGAATTTCAATGGCATTCTCGAGTTTGATTTGGAGAAGCAGAGGCTAGCTGTGATACGGCTGCCAGACGAGGTCAACTGCTGGAAGCTTATGCGGGCAGAGGGCGGTGGGCTTGGTCTCCTCGGGATGTCTAACTCAAACTGCAACACCCAGTTATGGAAGCCCAAA ACCTATTGTGATGGTGTTGCTTCATGGGTGCTTCGAAGGACTATTGATCTGGAGAATATACTTCCCCTGAAACCAGCGGAGAAAGGAGCCATTGTGATACTAGCGCTTGCTGAAGACAATAATGTGTTGTTGCTGTGGACAATTATCGGCCTCTTCGTGGTCGATCTTGAGTCATTAAAGTTCAAGAAGCTTTTCGAAACTATGATAGTTTCTCACTATTATCCATTCAAAAGTGTCTACACTGCAG AAACTGGCATTGGTGGTGGACATGATGGACCTGATCTTTTGCACAAGACATAA